Proteins from one Panicum virgatum strain AP13 chromosome 7K, P.virgatum_v5, whole genome shotgun sequence genomic window:
- the LOC120639892 gene encoding coleoptile phototropism protein 1-like gives MEMWEAMERENHVEERGLVPLSGGDVQVQDERGGAKADGSVRRDQSCRYASSDGIPSDLLAKVGGVNFHLHKHPMVSRSARLGRLIDEASALPHGPDDATVVEVELPDLPGGHGAFELAAKFCYGVVVDITAANVAALRCAAEYLEMTEKLEEGNLAARAEAFLSCVVASSWRDSVAVLRSCEGLLPWAEDLQLVRRCSESVAAKACTNPRAVRWGYAGRTSPAKATARAGAGTSSDKGQHQPVSPPADWWVDDICVLRIDHFVRVITAVQAKGMRGDLIGAAITRYSSKWLSAGLSKESAGLRGGEPWQQAGVLQMVIAIAGEGDTQPETAAGEQRRVVESLISIIPLLGINHALGVPMAWRSRVCLESIGA, from the exons ATGGAGATGTGGGAAGCCATGGAGAGGGAGAACCATGTCGAGGAGCGCGGCCTCGTCCCCCtcagcggcggcgacgtgcAGGTGCAGGATGAGCGCGGCGGCGCTAAAGCGGACGGCTCGGTGCGCAGGGACCAATCATG CCGGTACGCTAGCAGTGACGGCATCCCAAGTGATCTGCTGGCCAAGGTGGGTGGCGTCAACTTCCACCTCCACAAGCACCCCATGGTCTCCCGCAGCGCCCGCCTGGGCCGGCTCATCGACGAGGCATCAGCGCTGCCGCACGGCCCCGACGACGCCaccgtggtggaggtggagctcCCCGACCTGCCGGGCGGCCACGGCGCATTCGAGCTGGCCGCCAAGTTCTGCTACGGCGTGGTGGTCGACATCACGGCCGCCAACGTCGCCGCCCTGCGCTGCGCCGCCGAGTACCTGGAGATGACGGAGAAGCTGGAGGAGGGcaacctcgccgcccgcgcggaGGCGTTCCTGAGCTGCGTGGTGGCGTCCTCGTGGCGGGACTCGGTGGCCGTGCTCCGGAGCTGCGAGGGCCTCTTGCCGTGGGCCGAGGACCTGCAGCTTGTGCGCCGCTGCAGCGAGTCCGTCGCGGCCAAGGCGTGCACCAACCCGAGGGCCGTGCGCTGGGGTTACGCTGGCAGGACGTCGCCCGCcaaggcgacggcgagggccgGCGCCGGCACATCGAGCGACAAGGGCCAACACCAGCCCGTTTCGCCGCCGGCAGACTGGTGGGTGGACGACATCTGCGTGCTGAGGATCGATCACTTCGTGCGGGTCATCACCGCCGTCCAGGCGAAGGGCATGCGCGGCGACCTCATCGGCGCCGCCATCACGCGATACTCCTCCAAATGGCTCTCGGCAGGTCTCAGCAAGGAGAGCGCCGGGCTGCGTGGCGGCGAGCCGTGGCAGCAGGCTGGCGTGCTCCAAATGGTCATTGCCATCGCCGGCGAGGGCGACACGCAGCCGGAGACGGCAGCTGGTGAGCAGAGGAGGGTCGTGGAGAGCCTGATCAGCATCATCCCCCTGTTGGGAATAAACCACGCCTTGGGTGTGCCCATGGCGTGGCGA TCTAGAGTGTGCCTGGAGTCCATTGGAGCGTGA